Part of the Gammaproteobacteria bacterium genome, ATGGTGAGCTTCGGGCCGGCCAGCCTCCACCATTTCCGCGCCGTCACGACCGCACCCGCCACCTTGGCCAGCGGAATCACGATCTCCTTCACGGGCTCGATCGCTTCGCGCGTCTCGTAGCCGCTGCCTTCCATCGATTCGGTCAGCACGGCGACACGCCACTGAATCACCAGGCGGTCGTCCTCCAGCCGCACGAGCCCATGGGCGGTCTCGGTGGTGGACTCGTATCCTCCGCCGGATGTGTAGAGGTCGGAACTGCGTTTCAGGGTGAAGGGAACGGCGCTCACGACGGCCATGACGCCTCCGGACGGGAGGGTTGCTGAACGTGGTACGTTGGCATTGACGCGGGCGGCGGCGCAATGAGAAAATGCCTCGCATGTCGCACTCCGTTCGCCGTCACCTGCGCGTCGAAGTCGATGCGTACGACGAGATCATCCGCCGCTTCATTCCGGGCTACGAGACGTTGGTGGATGCCGCCGCACGCGCGGTCGCGGCCGTGCGTCCCGGCCTGGTCCTCGACCTCGGGGCCGGCACGGGCGCTCTTTCCGAGGCGATTCTCCAGCACGATGCAGTCGGCACCGTCGAGCTTGTCGACGTGGATGCGGAGATGCTCGACCAGGCGCGGGTCAGGCTGGAGCGCTTCGGGAGCCGCGCGCGCTTCCGCGAGCAGTCCTTCCTGGATCAGTTTCCGGCGTGCGACGCGGTGGGCGCCTCGCTCGCCCTCCATCACATTCCCGAGATGCGGGACAAGGGTGCCCTCTACCGGCGCATCCATGCATCCCTGCGCCCCGGAGGCGTTTTCGTAAACGCGGATGCCGTGATGCCCTCCGACCCTGCGGGGCGGGAGGCGGGGTACGCATTCTGGGCCGCGCACATGGTCTCGCGGGGCATCCCCGAGGAACGGGCGTATCAGCATTTTGCGGAGTGGGCGGAAGAAGACACCTACCAGCCGATCGAGCAGGAGCTGGCGGCGATGGCGGCAGGGGGCTTCACGGCCGGGATCGCGTGGCACGAGGGGCCGATGGCGGTTCTGGTGGGTCACAGGACGTAGGAGTGGCACCTGCCCGTCTGCCAGTCCCTGCACGGCCCCCAACTGGAGTCCGACTGGATGCTCACCCTGGGATGGCAGAAGTCGTTCGATCCGCACTGATGCGGTATTGTTTGCGACGATGACGAAGTCGACGCAAACAGGATCCTTCCGACAACGCTCGCGGATGCCCTTGCCAAGCGCACTCATCCGGGCCGTGGTACTGGCGTGTGCCGGTGCCACGGTCGCGGGTGGGTCGCTGGAGGCTCATGCCCAGCTTGCCGGTGACGCGCGTCTGTATGAAGCGCCCAGAGCCCCGGCTGCCCCGGTCATCGACGGCGATCTGGACGAGGAAGCGTGGCGGGCGGCGCCCTGGACCGAGTCCTTCGTCGATATCCGCGGAGAGAGTTGGCCGATTCCGCAGTGGGCCACCCGCGCCAGGCTCACATGGGACGAGCGCTACCTGTATGTCGGCGCGGAACTCGAGGAGCCGCACCTCTGGGCGACGCTCACGGAGCGGGACGCGATCATCTATCGCGACCACGACTTCGAGGTTTTCCTCGATCCCGATGGCGACGGCCTGGCGTATTACGAGCTGGAGATCAATGCGCTCGGAACCGAGTTCGACCTCTTCCTGGACAAGCCCTACCGCGCAGGGGGCAGCGCGCACATCGCGTGGGACATGGAGGGGCTGCGCACGGCAGTGGCGCTGGACGGTACGCTCAACGACCCGTCGGATGAGGACCGGGGCTGGACCGTGGAGATCGCGATTCCGTGGTCGGCGCTCCGGCCCCCGGACGGGGTAGCGGCCGGCCCGGAAGCGGTGCCCGACAATTCACGGCAAGGCGGCGGGCGCGCGGCGCCGGATTCCGGGAATCGCGAGCCGGGGATGGCCCCGAATCCCGGCGACGAATGGCGCGTCAACTTCTCCCGTGTTCAGTGGCCGCTCATCATCGAGGACGGGGGCTACCGCAAAGCGCGCGAGCCCGTCGACTGGAGCGATCATCCCGAAGACAACTGGGTCTGGGCTCCCCAGGGAGAGATCGACATGCACATCCCGGAGAAGTGGGGCGTGGTGCGCTTCGTAGAGGGTGTCCCGGAATGACGTAGAGGGGGTGCCGGAATGAACCGTCGCGACTTCGTTCAGGCTGCCGGTGGCGCGCTGGCGTTGGCACCGCTGCTGAGCTGCGCTTCCGGAATCGATGAAGCCTCATCCTTCAGCGTCTGGAGCTGGGTGCACGGGAACCGCGACCGCGACGAGGGCGAGTGGCGACGGCAGTTCGCGCGCCTGCGGGAATCCGGCGTCAGCGCCGTGCTGGTCGGCGGCGGAGACATCGATCTGGTCTCGGGCGCCGCCCGCGCCGAGGGACTGGAGTACCATCGCTGGTTCTGGACGATGAACCGGAACGGGGACGCGTGGGCCCGTGAGAACCATCCCGAGTGGTTCACCGTGAGCCGCAACCTCGAGAGCTCGCTCGAACATCCGCCCTATGTGGACTACTACAGGTGGGTCTGCCCATCGCGGGAGCCGGTGCGGGCGTACCTGCGGGGCCTGGTGGGTGACCTGGCCGCCAATCCTGCCGTAGACGGTGTGCACCTCGACTACGTGCGCCACTGCGACGTCATCTTGCCGCGCGGGCTGTGGGAGACCTACGACCTGGTTCAGGATGTCGAGCATCCCGAGTTCGACTTCTGCTACTGCGGCGGAAGCAGTCGTGTTCACAACCTGATGTGAACATTGACCTTACGGGACTCAGACTCCGTTTTCCCGCTTTTCGGTTCCCGCCAATCGACTT contains:
- a CDS encoding class I SAM-dependent methyltransferase translates to MSHSVRRHLRVEVDAYDEIIRRFIPGYETLVDAAARAVAAVRPGLVLDLGAGTGALSEAILQHDAVGTVELVDVDAEMLDQARVRLERFGSRARFREQSFLDQFPACDAVGASLALHHIPEMRDKGALYRRIHASLRPGGVFVNADAVMPSDPAGREAGYAFWAAHMVSRGIPEERAYQHFAEWAEEDTYQPIEQELAAMAAGGFTAGIAWHEGPMAVLVGHRT
- a CDS encoding carbohydrate-binding family 9-like protein; amino-acid sequence: MPSALIRAVVLACAGATVAGGSLEAHAQLAGDARLYEAPRAPAAPVIDGDLDEEAWRAAPWTESFVDIRGESWPIPQWATRARLTWDERYLYVGAELEEPHLWATLTERDAIIYRDHDFEVFLDPDGDGLAYYELEINALGTEFDLFLDKPYRAGGSAHIAWDMEGLRTAVALDGTLNDPSDEDRGWTVEIAIPWSALRPPDGVAAGPEAVPDNSRQGGGRAAPDSGNREPGMAPNPGDEWRVNFSRVQWPLIIEDGGYRKAREPVDWSDHPEDNWVWAPQGEIDMHIPEKWGVVRFVEGVPE